A window from Kovacikia minuta CCNUW1 encodes these proteins:
- a CDS encoding Uma2 family endonuclease has product MAIARSKLTFEEYLTYDDATDNRYELVNGELIELPPESGLNVCIAKYLFLMLINAGVSFKLIQLHACEIQVPVLQSGDAQNRYPDLVVFREEHLELTQRRLTITLDMPPPALVVEIVSPGKSNHERDYQRKREQYSRVGIPEYWIIDPEQQIVIVLTLESGQYIESGAFREQNRLASPTFPTLQIAIAQIFEAAR; this is encoded by the coding sequence GTGGCGATCGCCAGATCCAAGCTAACTTTTGAGGAGTATCTCACCTACGACGATGCTACAGATAATCGTTATGAGCTGGTGAATGGGGAGTTAATTGAATTGCCACCAGAATCTGGGCTAAACGTTTGCATCGCCAAATACTTATTTTTAATGCTGATCAATGCGGGCGTTTCCTTTAAATTAATTCAATTACATGCCTGCGAAATTCAAGTTCCCGTGTTGCAGTCTGGTGATGCTCAAAACCGTTATCCCGATCTGGTTGTTTTTCGGGAAGAGCATTTGGAACTGACCCAAAGGCGCTTAACGATTACCCTGGATATGCCTCCACCTGCTCTGGTGGTTGAAATTGTAAGTCCAGGAAAGAGCAATCACGAACGGGATTACCAGCGCAAGCGCGAACAATATAGCAGGGTAGGTATTCCCGAATATTGGATTATCGATCCCGAACAACAAATCGTGATTGTCTTGACACTCGAATCGGGTCAGTACATCGAATCTGGAGCATTCAGAGAGCAAAATAGACTGGCTTCTCCTACCTTTCCAACTTTGCAAATCGCGATCGCTCAAATATTTGAAGCTGCTCGTTGA